The following are from one region of the Sandaracinus amylolyticus genome:
- a CDS encoding glutaredoxin family protein, whose amino-acid sequence MCRRSVAPPEPERETSWGRALAGIVMVAVMAILAFVTWPGADATDAQLASVIAREPEEAQPVVPVVAAPPPPAPSPPPRRPEPAAITRPREPRVIEATPPLDRHALAAARRRVSIVMYSTSWCGACRRARAFLDQLEGVSYVEHDIEADERARARMRALNPRGSIPTIDVEGRVFVGLSPSALEAAIDDAARRHM is encoded by the coding sequence GTGTGCCGCCGCTCGGTCGCGCCTCCGGAGCCGGAGCGCGAGACCTCGTGGGGGCGCGCGCTCGCGGGGATCGTGATGGTCGCGGTGATGGCGATCCTCGCGTTCGTCACGTGGCCGGGCGCCGACGCGACCGATGCCCAGCTCGCTTCGGTGATCGCGCGCGAGCCGGAGGAGGCCCAGCCGGTGGTTCCCGTCGTGGCTGCGCCGCCCCCTCCCGCTCCGAGCCCGCCGCCGCGACGACCCGAGCCCGCGGCGATCACGCGGCCGCGCGAGCCGCGCGTGATCGAGGCCACTCCGCCGCTCGATCGACATGCGCTCGCGGCGGCGCGACGGCGGGTGTCGATCGTCATGTACTCGACGTCGTGGTGTGGCGCGTGTCGCCGGGCGCGCGCGTTCCTCGATCAGCTCGAGGGCGTCAGCTACGTCGAGCACGACATCGAGGCCGACGAGCGCGCGAGAGCGCGCATGCGGGCGCTCAACCCGCGCGGCTCGATCCCGACGATCGACGTCGAGGGGCGCGTGTTCGTGGGGCTGAGCCCGAGCGCGCTCGAGGCCGCGATCGACGACGCGGCGCGCCGCCACATGTGA
- a CDS encoding LysR substrate-binding domain-containing protein, with protein sequence MDPFARVMHASAIVARMSTSPRLSSLDLNLLVALDALLRERSVTTAGRRIGLSQPAMSHALSRLRELLGDPILAREGRVMRHTALAERLAPQVRRLLGEIESTLLGHRAFVPARAQRTFRVATNDHCGAVLIPELLARIRDEAPLVELEMHAHRGEAPAHELERGELDVAVGVFLRVAPGLVCEELFQESFACIVRKGHPRVGKALTLERFLELDHVLVSAPDYGPGVVDFALAKQSLRRRVAVRVPSFLVAPALIARTDMICTVPRRIAELAARAHALRVVAPPIEIPPFAVQMARRAGADSDVALRWLRAHFVAAAQRVS encoded by the coding sequence ATGGATCCATTCGCACGCGTGATGCACGCGAGTGCGATAGTCGCGCGGATGTCCACGTCGCCGCGCCTGTCGTCGCTCGATCTCAACCTGCTCGTCGCGCTCGACGCGCTCCTGCGCGAGCGCAGCGTGACGACGGCCGGGCGGCGCATCGGGCTCAGTCAGCCCGCGATGAGCCACGCGCTCTCGCGCCTGCGCGAGCTGCTCGGCGACCCGATCCTCGCGCGAGAAGGACGCGTGATGCGCCACACCGCGCTCGCCGAGCGCCTCGCGCCCCAAGTGCGCCGCCTGCTCGGCGAGATCGAGTCGACGCTGCTCGGACATCGCGCGTTCGTCCCCGCCCGCGCCCAGCGCACCTTCCGCGTCGCGACCAACGATCACTGCGGCGCCGTGCTGATCCCCGAGCTGCTCGCGCGCATCCGCGACGAGGCGCCGCTCGTCGAGCTCGAGATGCACGCGCATCGCGGCGAAGCACCGGCGCACGAGCTCGAGCGCGGCGAGCTCGACGTCGCGGTCGGCGTGTTCCTGCGCGTCGCGCCCGGGCTCGTGTGCGAAGAGCTCTTCCAGGAGTCGTTCGCGTGCATCGTGCGCAAGGGCCATCCGCGGGTCGGCAAGGCGCTCACGCTCGAGCGCTTCCTCGAGCTCGATCACGTGCTCGTGAGCGCGCCCGACTACGGGCCGGGGGTCGTCGACTTCGCGCTCGCGAAACAGTCGTTGCGACGCCGCGTCGCGGTGCGCGTCCCGAGCTTCCTCGTCGCGCCCGCGCTGATCGCGCGCACCGACATGATCTGCACCGTGCCGCGCCGGATCGCCGAGCTCGCGGCGCGCGCGCATGCGTTGCGCGTCGTCGCGCCTCCGATCGAGATCCCGCCCTTCGCGGTGCAGATGGCGCGGCGCGCGGGCGCGGATTCCGATGTCGCGCTGCGCTGGCTCCGCGCGCACTTCGTCGCCGCCGCCCAGCGCGTTTCCTGA
- a CDS encoding MBL fold metallo-hydrolase, with translation MTKVHRVEGRVMPVNAYLVESDAGVVLVDGMLTVSDAQRVRDAITAIGKPLQAAIVTHAHPDHYAGLATILGDRAVPIHATPAVRAAIERDDAVKNAIVGPMMKDEWPARRVFPDADVAPGTTLRVAGVPFDVIDVGPAESPADSLYRISEREWFVGDLVYARMHAYLADGFASQWLAALDRLERELPRDALLYVGHGEPGDRALIAAQRRYVEVFAESVARHRDEPRDQRRAAVVADMKRHLPTDDLLFLMELSVDPFAG, from the coding sequence ATGACGAAGGTGCACCGGGTCGAAGGGCGCGTGATGCCCGTGAATGCCTATCTGGTCGAGTCCGACGCCGGCGTGGTGCTCGTCGACGGCATGTTGACGGTGTCGGACGCGCAGCGCGTGCGCGACGCGATCACCGCGATCGGCAAGCCTCTCCAGGCCGCGATCGTCACCCACGCGCACCCCGATCACTACGCGGGGCTCGCGACGATCCTCGGCGATCGCGCGGTGCCGATCCACGCGACGCCCGCGGTGCGCGCCGCGATCGAGCGCGACGACGCCGTGAAGAACGCGATCGTCGGGCCGATGATGAAGGACGAGTGGCCGGCGAGGCGTGTGTTCCCCGATGCCGACGTCGCGCCGGGCACCACGCTGCGCGTCGCGGGCGTGCCCTTCGACGTGATCGACGTCGGGCCCGCCGAGTCCCCCGCCGACAGCCTCTACCGGATCTCGGAGCGCGAGTGGTTCGTCGGAGATCTCGTGTACGCGCGGATGCACGCGTACCTCGCCGACGGGTTCGCGTCGCAGTGGCTCGCGGCGCTCGATCGTCTCGAGCGCGAGCTCCCGCGCGACGCGCTGCTCTACGTCGGTCACGGCGAGCCCGGCGATCGCGCGCTGATCGCCGCGCAGCGCCGATACGTCGAGGTGTTCGCGGAGTCCGTCGCTCGCCATCGTGACGAGCCGCGCGATCAGCGACGCGCCGCGGTGGTCGCGGACATGAAGCGGCACCTGCCGACCGACGATCTCCTCTTCCTGATGGAGCTCAGCGTCGATCCGTTCGCCGGCTGA
- a CDS encoding alpha/beta hydrolase, translating into MRTERVVFDVGSDSVVGLLCLPDRSGPHPAVVIDGPMTSIKEQASGNYARALAARGFVALALDHRYFGESGGQPRQYESPPKKIEDMHRALDVLAMRPEVDAARLAVVGVCAGAGYAASVAARDARVKAFGAVAGFFHDAAQQRAWMGEGYDRALDEAETARRRFEATGESITIPAVGREGPVAMPLAEAFEYYGTPRGAVPGYVNAFAVMSRADTLPYDAMSAAPQIRVPTLLVHSKRALAPALAEKFAAALGGPAKLEWVESQGQIDFYDDPARIEPACDRLAAYFAAMSPRASDDVSDCR; encoded by the coding sequence ATGCGCACCGAACGTGTCGTGTTCGACGTCGGATCCGATTCCGTCGTCGGCCTCTTGTGCTTGCCGGATCGCAGTGGCCCGCACCCGGCGGTCGTGATCGACGGGCCGATGACGTCGATCAAGGAGCAAGCCTCGGGAAACTACGCGCGCGCCCTCGCTGCGCGCGGCTTCGTCGCGCTCGCGCTCGATCACCGGTACTTCGGAGAGAGCGGCGGGCAGCCCCGGCAGTACGAGTCACCGCCGAAGAAGATCGAGGACATGCACCGCGCGCTCGACGTCCTCGCGATGCGTCCCGAGGTCGACGCCGCGCGGCTCGCGGTCGTCGGGGTGTGCGCGGGCGCGGGGTACGCCGCGTCGGTCGCCGCGCGCGATGCACGGGTGAAGGCGTTCGGCGCGGTCGCGGGGTTCTTCCACGACGCGGCGCAGCAGCGCGCGTGGATGGGCGAGGGCTACGATCGCGCGCTCGACGAGGCAGAGACGGCGCGACGTCGGTTCGAGGCGACCGGCGAGTCGATCACGATCCCGGCGGTCGGGCGCGAAGGTCCGGTCGCGATGCCGCTCGCCGAGGCGTTCGAGTACTACGGCACGCCGCGCGGCGCGGTGCCCGGCTACGTCAACGCGTTCGCGGTGATGTCGCGCGCCGACACCCTCCCCTACGACGCGATGTCGGCGGCCCCGCAGATCCGCGTGCCGACGCTGCTCGTGCACTCGAAGCGCGCGCTCGCGCCGGCGCTCGCGGAGAAATTCGCGGCTGCGCTCGGAGGCCCCGCGAAGCTCGAGTGGGTCGAGTCGCAGGGACAGATCGACTTCTACGACGACCCCGCGCGCATCGAGCCCGCGTGTGATCGGCTCGCCGCGTACTTCGCGGCGATGAGTCCGCGAGCCAGCGACGACGTCAGCGATTGCAGGTGA
- a CDS encoding M20/M25/M40 family metallo-hydrolase produces MSPNPPLDWTAITAEAIEHFKALLRIPTVNPPGNERPAADYLARLFEAEGIEHTIVESEPTRASIVARLRAKTPSGKGPLLLNGHLDVVGVDRHKWTHDPFGAVEADGCIWGRGAIDMKNMVTMSAMTLVLLKRARVALDRDIIFAGVADEESGSNKGAVFLVEKHRELVQSEYVLNEVGGHTLHMGAARYYPIQVAEKGICWFEITADGEPGHGSMPHPGNAVVRIARAIAALGDSRLPQHTSPVVENFLRTIAKGAPFPQSKVLPLLLNPRLAGTLLEIVQRIEPDRAKGLNAMLRNTASPTILEAGNKVNVIPSHASAHVDGRVLPGMTERQFLDEVQRVIGPGLRVTVHEQHDGVEFTTDTPLYRAIESTLAVHDPGGVPVPYMIPGFTDSFAYARLGAICYGFSPVRLGPELEFTKMYHGHDERIPIEGFAWGMRVLYELVRDFCARS; encoded by the coding sequence ATGAGCCCCAACCCGCCGCTCGACTGGACCGCGATCACCGCCGAGGCGATCGAGCACTTCAAGGCCCTGCTCCGCATTCCGACGGTGAACCCGCCGGGCAACGAGCGACCCGCGGCGGACTATCTCGCTCGGCTCTTCGAGGCCGAGGGCATCGAGCACACGATCGTCGAGAGCGAGCCGACGCGCGCGTCGATCGTCGCGCGCCTCCGCGCGAAGACGCCGAGCGGGAAGGGCCCGCTGCTGCTCAACGGGCACCTCGACGTCGTCGGCGTCGATCGCCACAAGTGGACGCACGATCCCTTCGGCGCGGTCGAGGCCGACGGCTGCATCTGGGGCCGCGGCGCGATCGACATGAAGAACATGGTGACGATGAGCGCCATGACCCTCGTGCTGCTCAAGCGCGCGAGGGTCGCGCTCGATCGCGACATCATCTTCGCGGGCGTCGCGGACGAGGAGTCGGGCTCGAACAAGGGCGCGGTGTTCCTCGTCGAGAAGCACCGCGAGCTCGTGCAGAGCGAGTACGTCCTCAACGAGGTCGGCGGTCACACGCTGCACATGGGCGCGGCTCGTTACTATCCGATCCAGGTCGCCGAGAAGGGCATCTGCTGGTTCGAGATCACGGCCGACGGCGAGCCCGGTCACGGATCGATGCCGCACCCCGGCAACGCCGTGGTGCGCATCGCGCGCGCGATCGCCGCGCTCGGCGACTCACGACTGCCCCAGCACACGTCGCCGGTCGTCGAGAATTTCCTGCGCACCATCGCGAAGGGCGCGCCGTTCCCGCAGTCGAAGGTGCTGCCCCTGCTGCTCAATCCGCGCCTCGCGGGCACGCTGCTCGAGATCGTGCAGCGCATCGAGCCCGACCGCGCGAAGGGCCTGAACGCGATGCTGCGCAACACCGCGTCGCCCACGATCCTCGAGGCGGGCAACAAGGTGAACGTCATCCCGTCTCACGCGAGCGCGCACGTCGACGGGCGCGTGCTCCCGGGCATGACCGAGCGCCAGTTCCTCGACGAGGTCCAGCGCGTGATCGGCCCCGGGCTGCGCGTCACGGTGCACGAGCAGCACGACGGAGTGGAGTTCACGACGGACACCCCGCTCTATCGCGCGATCGAGTCGACGCTCGCGGTGCACGACCCCGGCGGCGTGCCCGTCCCCTACATGATCCCGGGCTTCACCGACTCGTTCGCGTACGCGCGGCTCGGCGCGATCTGTTACGGCTTCTCGCCGGTGCGCCTCGGGCCCGAGCTCGAGTTCACGAAGATGTACCACGGGCACGACGAGCGGATTCCGATCGAAGGATTCGCGTGGGGCATGCGAGTGCTCTACGAGCTCGTGCGCGACTTCTGCGCGCGCAGCTGA